One Streptosporangium becharense genomic window, CTGCCGCTTGTGAGCCTCGAAGCGGTTCTGGGCCTCGGCGTACTGCCGCTCCCACTCCTCCCGCTGCTTGTCGAAGCCCTCAAGCCACTCGCCGGTCTCGGAGTCGAAGCCCTCGGGGTAGATGTAGTTGCCCGACTCGTCGTAGGTCGCCGCCATGCCGTACAGCGTGGGGTCGAACTCGACGTCGGCGCCGAGCGCGGTCTCGTTCGCCTGCTTGAGCGACAGCGAGATCCGGCGACGCTCCAGGTCGATGTCGATGATCTTCACGAAGATCTCGTCGCCGACCTGGACGACCTGCTCGGGGATCTCCACGTGGCGCTCGGCCAGCTCGGAGATGTGGACCAGGCCCTCGATGCCCTCCTCGACGCGGACGAACGCACCGAACGGCACCAGCTTGGTGACGCGGCCCGGGACGACCTGCCCGATCTGGTGGGTGCGGGCGAACTGCTGCCAGGGGTCTTCCTGCGTGGCCTTGAGCGACAGGGAGACGCGCTCGCGCTCCATGTCGACGTCGAGGACCTCGACCGTGACCTCCTGGCCGACCTCGACGACCTCGGAGGGGTGGTCGATGTGCTTCCAGGACAGCTCGGAGACGTGCACCAGACCGTCGACGCCGCCGAGGTCGACGAACGCACCGAAGTTGACGATCGAGGAGACGACGCCCTTGCGGACCTGACCCTTCTGCAGGGTGTTGAGGAACGTCTGGCGAACCTCGGACTGGGTCTGCTCGAGCCAGGCGCGGCGGGAGAGGACCACGTTGTTGCGGTTCTTGTCGAGCTCGATGATCTTCGCTTCGAGCTCGCGGCCCACGTAGGGCTGGAGGTCGCGCACGCGCCGCATCTCGACCAGGGAGGCCGGGAGGAAGCCGCGCAGGCCGATGTCGAGGATGAGACCGCCCTTGACGACCTCGATGACGGTACCGGTGACGATGCCGTCCTCGTCCTTGATCTTCTCGATCGTGCCCCAGGCGCGCTCGTACTGCGCGCGCTTCTTGGACAGGATCAGGCGACCTTCCTTGTCCTCCTTCTGGAGGACGAGGGCCTCGACGTGCTCGCCAACCTCGACGACCTCCGCCGGGTCGACATCATGCTTGATCGAGAGCTCACGCGAGGGGATGACACCCTCGGTCTTGTAGCCGATGTCGAGCAAAACTTCGTCTCGATCGACCTTGACGACGGTGCCCTCGACGATGTCGCCGTCGTTGAAGTACTTGATGGTCAGGTCGATCGCTGCGAGGAACTCTTCCTCAGAGCCGATGTCGTTGACCGCTACCTGCGGGGTGCTCGAGGTGGCCTCAGTGCTGCTCGTCATGTGTGGAGTTGCTCCGAACGCGGACAGATGTCGATGTGGCGAACGCGCGGCAGGCCTCTTACCGTTCAGCCGAAGGGATTGGCATCGGCGTGATCGAGCGCGAGCCCACTCCGTCCGAGACACGCGCGAGCCCACAACGCAGCGATCAGCATATGAGACCAGACGGGTACGGTCAATTCGACGAGGCTACGCGTTCATGGACCGAAGAGACGACGATCTCGCTCAGTAGGCGTTGATCTGACGCCTCCGGTCGGGTCTGATATTACCCCGAAGCCCGCGTGGTATGGAGATGCGGTCGGGGTCGCCGTCGGCCGTGTAGCGCTCGCGGGGGTGCTTGTCCAGCCACTCCAGCCAGTATTGCGAGCACCACTTGCGGCACTCGCCTTTTTTGCCGTTGCTCTGGACGCGCTGGATGGAACGCCGGTCGAAGTCCTTGGCGAACGGTGAGACCGACGGCTGGGCTCCGGCCAGGAAAACACCCTTGAAGGCGAAGTCGTTGCCCTTCCACTTCCCCGACTGCACGGTGGACCGGGTGCGCGGCATCGCGCCGAACGGCAGCGCGAGGGTCTCCGAGGCGGCGCCGCCGAGCTTGCGGAGCATCAGCTCGACCCGGACGATCTGCTCGGCGATCTTCGATTTCGTCAGCCCGGGCAGGTACGGGTGGCTCCAGGTGTGGTTGGCCACCTCGAAACCCCGGGAGGTCAGCCAGCGCACCGCCCGGGCCTGGTCCTGCGCGCTCTGCAGGCCGAACGGCTGGCGGTTCACCCAGAAGGTGGCGACGGGCCGGAAGTCCGGATACTTCTTGGCGACCTGGTAGATGATGCCGACCGCGGTGTCCTTGGCCGGCATGCCGTCGGCGCCCAGGGCGAAGTGGCTGTGGTGACCGTCGTCGAAGGTCAGCACCACCGGATACTTGCCCGCCGGGATGTCGATCTTCCCGGTGACGAACTCCCGCGCGGTGATCGGCACGTAGCCGTCCCTGGCGAGCCGCTCCATCTCCTTGCGCACCTGGTCGGGCGTGCGGTCGATCGACGCCAGCCGCTTCTTCATGATCCGGTGGTACATCAGGATCGGCACCATCCCGGCCTCGTTGGCCTTGACCTGCCGGGCGAACTCCGGAGAGGCGGTGACCGGCGGCGGCAGCTCGGCCGAGGGCATGTCCGGCGTCGGCGTCGGCGACGCCGGGGGCGAAGACGGCGGCGGCGAGCCACCGGCCGTCTTGCCGGCCCGGGGCTCGCCGGAGGGCACGGGAGCGGTGGGGAGCGCCAGGAGCGCCACCACCGCGACCACGACGACCACCACGTTGGCGAGCAGGATGATCTGTGTCAGGGGGATCCGGCTCCGCACAAAACTCCCATGCCCGTCGAGCTTTTCGATGCCGCACAAGCCTAGAACAGACTTGGACAGGTCCGGGCAATCGCGCTAGTGCCCGGCATCCTCCCAGGTGCGGCCGACGCCCACGGAGACCTCCAGCGGGACGCGCAGGGAGCAGGCGGCGTTCATCCGGCCGACGACCAGCTCACGCAGGGGCTCCAGCTCACCGGGGGCCACCTCGAACACGAGCTCGTCGTGGACCTGCAGGAGCATCCGGGAGGTGAGGCCGGCCTCCTTCAGCGCCCGGTGCACGTTGAGCATCGCGACCTTGATGATGTCGGCGGCCGATCCTTGGATGGGGGCGTTGAGCGCCATCCGCTCGGCTATCTCGCGGCGCTGGCGGTTGTCGCTGTTGAGGTCGGGCAGGTAGCGGCGCCGGCCCATCATGGTCTCGGTGTAGCCGTCGTTCCTGGCCCGGGCGACGATGGCGTTGAGGAAGTCGCGGACGCCGCCGAACTCCTGGAAGTACTCCTCCTTCAGGGTCCTGGCCTCGCCGGTCGGGATGTTGAGCTGTGCCGCCAGGCCGTAGTCGGACAGCCCGTAGGCCAGGCCGTAGTTCATCGCCTTGATCTTGGCTCGCATCTCCCCGTTGACCTGCTCCGGCTCGATGCCGAAGACCCGGGCCGCGGTGGCCTTGTGGAAGTCGTGCCCGGACTCGAAGGCCGCGATCAGCGACTCGTCGCCGGACAGGTGCGCCATGATGCGCAGCTCGATCTGGCTGTAGTCGGCCGTCAGGAGGGTCTCAAAGGCCCCGCCGGGACCGCCGGAACCGACCACGAAGCCCTGCCGGATGCGGCGGCCCTCGGCGGTGCGGATCGGGATGTTCTGCAGGTTGGGCTTCTCCGAGCTGAGCCGCCCGGTGGCCGCCACGGTCTGGTTGAACGTGGTGTGGATGCGGCCGTCGTCGGCGATCTCCTTGATCAGGCCCTCGACCGTGACCTTCAGCTTCGCCTGGTCGCGGTGCCTGAGCATGATGGTCGGCAGCTCGTGCTCGGTCTGGGCCGCCAGCCAGGCCAGCGCCTCGGCGTCGGTGGTGTAGCCCGTCTTGGTCTTCTTGGTCTTGGGCAGGTTGAGCTTGACGAACAGCAGCTCCTGCAGCTGCTTGGTCGAGCCCAGGTTGAACTGCTCGCCCACCGACGCGTGCGCCGCCTCGACGGCCTGCTTGACCGCGGCGGCGAACTCGGTCTCCAGCCCCTCGAGATACTCACGGTCGGCGGCGATGCCGGCCCGCTCCATCTCGGCCAGCACGGTGACGAGCGGCAGCTCCACGTCGCGCAGCAGGCCGGTGCCGCCGCGCGGCTCCAGGAACGCCTCCAGGGCGTCGGCGAGCTCGGTCACCGCCAGGGCCCGCAGGGCCAGCTCGCGGGCGGCGTCGTCGTCCTCGTCGAAGAGGCTCACCTGGCCCCCGCCGCCCGCCTCGGCGCGCAGCTCACGCCCGAGGTAGACCCGGACGAGCTCCTCCAGCGGGAAGGCGCGCT contains:
- a CDS encoding polysaccharide deacetylase family protein, yielding MCGIEKLDGHGSFVRSRIPLTQIILLANVVVVVVAVVALLALPTAPVPSGEPRAGKTAGGSPPPSSPPASPTPTPDMPSAELPPPVTASPEFARQVKANEAGMVPILMYHRIMKKRLASIDRTPDQVRKEMERLARDGYVPITAREFVTGKIDIPAGKYPVVLTFDDGHHSHFALGADGMPAKDTAVGIIYQVAKKYPDFRPVATFWVNRQPFGLQSAQDQARAVRWLTSRGFEVANHTWSHPYLPGLTKSKIAEQIVRVELMLRKLGGAASETLALPFGAMPRTRSTVQSGKWKGNDFAFKGVFLAGAQPSVSPFAKDFDRRSIQRVQSNGKKGECRKWCSQYWLEWLDKHPRERYTADGDPDRISIPRGLRGNIRPDRRRQINAY
- the polA gene encoding DNA polymerase I; the encoded protein is MPKSEATPDRPCLLLLDGHSLAYRAFYALPEENFSTTTGQKTNAVYGFTSMLVNVLRDERPTHVAVCFDRSEPTFRHEEYSEYKANRSASPDSFRSQVSLIHEMLDALRVPHLSLPGYEADDLIATLATQASAREMDVLIVTGDRDALQLVDERVTVLMTRVGISNMTRFTPEAVLEKYELTPAQYPDFAAIRGDSSDNLKNIPGVGEKTAAKWIREFGSLEELVNRVDEVKGKVGDKLREHLDQVLMNRRLTQLIRDVPLERGISELELGPADRDEINKILDTLEFRGEIRDRLFKIVGSAEPTSDEGFEGEVVVLGPGDVAAWLRALPEGRAGLAFRGEYAKGTGRLDGIAVAASAGTGGRAAAFLDPAALTEDDETALREWLADPARPKAVHDAKGPMLALWSHGMELRGLTCDTALAAYLAMPGQRAFPLEELVRVYLGRELRAEAGGGGQVSLFDEDDDAARELALRALAVTELADALEAFLEPRGGTGLLRDVELPLVTVLAEMERAGIAADREYLEGLETEFAAAVKQAVEAAHASVGEQFNLGSTKQLQELLFVKLNLPKTKKTKTGYTTDAEALAWLAAQTEHELPTIMLRHRDQAKLKVTVEGLIKEIADDGRIHTTFNQTVAATGRLSSEKPNLQNIPIRTAEGRRIRQGFVVGSGGPGGAFETLLTADYSQIELRIMAHLSGDESLIAAFESGHDFHKATAARVFGIEPEQVNGEMRAKIKAMNYGLAYGLSDYGLAAQLNIPTGEARTLKEEYFQEFGGVRDFLNAIVARARNDGYTETMMGRRRYLPDLNSDNRQRREIAERMALNAPIQGSAADIIKVAMLNVHRALKEAGLTSRMLLQVHDELVFEVAPGELEPLRELVVGRMNAACSLRVPLEVSVGVGRTWEDAGH
- the rpsA gene encoding 30S ribosomal protein S1 — its product is MTSSTEATSSTPQVAVNDIGSEEEFLAAIDLTIKYFNDGDIVEGTVVKVDRDEVLLDIGYKTEGVIPSRELSIKHDVDPAEVVEVGEHVEALVLQKEDKEGRLILSKKRAQYERAWGTIEKIKDEDGIVTGTVIEVVKGGLILDIGLRGFLPASLVEMRRVRDLQPYVGRELEAKIIELDKNRNNVVLSRRAWLEQTQSEVRQTFLNTLQKGQVRKGVVSSIVNFGAFVDLGGVDGLVHVSELSWKHIDHPSEVVEVGQEVTVEVLDVDMERERVSLSLKATQEDPWQQFARTHQIGQVVPGRVTKLVPFGAFVRVEEGIEGLVHISELAERHVEIPEQVVQVGDEIFVKIIDIDLERRRISLSLKQANETALGADVEFDPTLYGMAATYDESGNYIYPEGFDSETGEWLEGFDKQREEWERQYAEAQNRFEAHKRQIEEARKAEAEAGEAAPTSYSGETPSSGSGSSSSGSSAPASGALASDEALAALREKLAGGQS